One genomic window of Desulfovibrio legallii includes the following:
- a CDS encoding Gfo/Idh/MocA family protein, protein MNKPSVLIWGCGSIGMRHASLALELGASVFCISSRNGLPFPSVKDFRELPANFSPDVAIIATPTALHAAHVRVVSSLAPRLTLVEKPLVKTATEIGPWLTDAQRRCTLVAYNLRFHPGVQDLQTLLKDKKLLALQLHVGQYLPSWRPNQDYRQCYSAFRGRGGGVLRDLSHELDLACLFAGPWRRVAALVGKLSSLDIESDDTVTILAEHEGCPQVSIHLDYLQSPARREIVAILEGGGIYLNLLDGTLHHGEKVKIYRVDGNTSYRLQMQAVLAGKTEPCCTFSQGLDVVSYVDAVERAAAQQEWIWRANQ, encoded by the coding sequence ATGAACAAGCCAAGTGTTCTCATCTGGGGCTGCGGCTCTATCGGAATGCGCCATGCCAGTCTTGCTCTTGAACTTGGAGCCTCCGTTTTTTGTATCAGCTCGCGCAACGGATTGCCGTTTCCTTCTGTTAAAGATTTTCGTGAGTTACCAGCGAATTTTTCGCCGGATGTTGCTATTATCGCCACACCAACGGCGCTGCACGCTGCACATGTACGGGTGGTATCGAGCTTGGCCCCTCGCCTGACTCTGGTAGAAAAACCCTTGGTGAAAACCGCAACAGAAATCGGCCCTTGGCTGACAGACGCACAACGGCGGTGCACTCTAGTTGCTTACAACCTACGCTTTCACCCTGGAGTCCAAGACTTGCAAACGCTTCTGAAAGACAAAAAACTCTTGGCATTGCAATTACACGTGGGGCAATACCTTCCATCTTGGCGGCCTAACCAGGATTACCGTCAATGCTATTCCGCCTTCAGAGGGCGGGGTGGCGGCGTGTTGCGAGACCTCTCGCACGAGTTGGATCTGGCCTGCCTGTTTGCCGGGCCTTGGCGACGGGTGGCCGCCTTAGTCGGCAAACTCTCTTCATTGGACATCGAAAGTGATGATACCGTAACAATTCTTGCAGAGCATGAAGGCTGCCCTCAGGTCAGCATCCATCTGGACTATTTGCAATCGCCGGCGCGGCGAGAGATTGTGGCAATCCTCGAAGGTGGTGGCATCTACCTAAACCTGCTGGATGGCACGCTCCATCATGGTGAAAAGGTGAAAATTTATAGGGTCGATGGAAACACCTCATACCGGTTGCAGATGCAGGCTGTACTAGCAGGGAAGACAGAACCTTGCTGCACATTTTCTCAGGGACTTGACGTTGTGTCATATGTGGACGCAGTTGAACGTGCAGCCGCACAGCAGGAGTGGATATGGCGCGCCAACCAATAG
- a CDS encoding nucleotidyltransferase family protein, whose amino-acid sequence MDWRTLRLFPKQSVRDALTLINATGEQFALVTDSEDKLIGVVTDGNIRRGLLTDASLESCVRDVMNPTPRHVNIATSAVQALRMMEEASLSHLPVLDEAGTVHHVWSIKRLQSVSPLPNNVVLMAGGLGSRLGELTQNCPKPMLHIGGKPILEIVLKNFINVGFRHFFLAVNYLADIIIEYFGDGTHFGCHIQYLKEPKRMGTAGALSLLPPQTLPLLVANADILTHLNMRCLLHEHLAHNSPATMVVRKHSVQMAYGVVESDTQGNLTGIKEKPNINVHISTGIYALSPAALPLIPPKTFFDMPDLFQKLLETGQRPRIMETNEYWLDIGRLPDYERAQNEFLQL is encoded by the coding sequence ATGGATTGGAGGACACTACGTCTTTTCCCCAAGCAATCCGTACGGGACGCATTAACACTTATTAACGCAACCGGCGAACAATTCGCGTTGGTGACGGATAGCGAGGACAAACTGATAGGCGTTGTTACTGACGGCAATATCCGTCGTGGGCTGCTGACTGATGCTTCGCTGGAAAGTTGCGTCCGTGATGTTATGAACCCTACACCGCGACACGTAAATATCGCCACATCTGCAGTACAGGCATTGCGGATGATGGAAGAAGCCTCCTTGAGTCACTTGCCCGTACTGGACGAGGCTGGGACAGTACATCACGTCTGGAGCATAAAAAGGCTGCAGAGCGTAAGCCCCTTGCCGAACAATGTAGTACTTATGGCTGGTGGCCTGGGGTCACGCTTAGGCGAGCTAACTCAAAATTGCCCCAAGCCCATGCTACATATCGGCGGAAAACCCATCCTAGAAATAGTGCTTAAAAATTTCATCAATGTGGGCTTTCGCCATTTTTTTTTGGCGGTAAATTATCTCGCTGATATAATTATTGAATATTTTGGCGACGGAACACATTTCGGTTGCCATATCCAATACTTGAAAGAACCCAAACGCATGGGCACGGCTGGCGCACTTTCTCTTTTACCGCCGCAGACTCTTCCACTCCTGGTGGCCAATGCGGATATTTTGACACATCTCAACATGCGCTGCCTTCTCCATGAGCACCTGGCCCACAACAGCCCGGCCACTATGGTGGTCCGCAAACACTCCGTGCAGATGGCTTATGGCGTCGTGGAGAGCGATACACAGGGCAACCTTACGGGCATCAAAGAAAAACCCAATATAAACGTTCACATCAGCACCGGCATATACGCGCTCTCACCTGCAGCACTCCCTTTGATCCCGCCAAAAACCTTTTTTGATATGCCGGATCTGTTCCAAAAGTTGCTGGAAACCGGGCAACGGCCCCGAATCATGGAAACCAACGAATATTGGCTGGACATCGGGCGGCTTCCAGATTATGAACGCGCACAAAATGAATTCTTACAACTATGA